The proteins below are encoded in one region of Malaclemys terrapin pileata isolate rMalTer1 chromosome 8, rMalTer1.hap1, whole genome shotgun sequence:
- the LOC128842571 gene encoding C-terminal-binding protein 2 isoform X1 gives MDRHKVKRQRLDRICEGIRPPIVNGPMPARPLVALLDGRDCTVEMPILKDVATVAFCDAQSTQEIHEKVLNEAVGALMYHTITLSRQDLEKFKALRVIVRIGSGYDNVDIKSAAELGIAVCNIPSSSVEETADSTLCHILNLYRRVTWLHQAMREGNRASSMEQIREVAGGAVRIRGETLGIIGLGRVGQAVALRAKPFGFNVIFYDPYLPDGVERSLGLQRIGTLQDLLMHSDCITLHCSLNEHNHHLINDFTIKQMRHGCFLVNTARGGLVDEKALAQALKEGRIRGTALDVHESEPFSFAQGPLKDAPNVICTPHTAWYSEQASIESREDAAKEIRRAITGHIPDTLRNCVNKEYLLLAAQWPSIDPAAVHPELNGAVAYRHYIIQCDDANDICRKKRCVPSAYWHRSPRHLAFSCRSLPCMLKTRGDGIVPCNILQEGCRETKAYEMTPMP, from the exons ATGGACAGACACAAAGTGAAGCGTCAGAGGCTGGACCGGATTTGTGAAG GTATACGGCCTCCTATTGTGAATGGCCCAATGCCTGCCCGACCACTGGTTGCACTCCTAGATGGGAGGGATTGCACTGTGGAAATGCCAATCCTGAAGGATGTTGCTACAGTGGCTTTCTGTGATGCTCAGTCAACTCAGGAAATCCATGAGAAG GTGCTGAATGAGGCTGTGGGAGCTTTGATGTACCACACTATCACCTTGTCCCGCCAGGACCTGGAGAAGTTCAAAGCCCTCCGGGTCATTGTGCGTATTGGCAGTGGCTATGACAATGTGGACATCAAGTCAGCTGCAGAATTAG GCATTGCAGTGTGCAACATCCCCTCCTCCTCTGTGGAGGAGACTGCTGACTCTACCCTATGTCACATCTTGAACCTGTATCGCCGGGTTACTTGGCTTCATCAGGCTATGCGGGAAGGAAACCGAGCCTCAAGCATGGAGCAAATTCGAGAGGTGGCTGGAGGTGCCGTGCGTATCCGTGGTGAGACCTTGGGCATCATTGGCCTTG GCCGAGTTGGGCAGGCAGTGGCCCTGAGAGCCAAGCCCTTTGGCTTCAACGTGATTTTCTATGATCCGTATCTACCAGATGGCGTGGAGCGATCCCTGGGGTTACAGCGAATAGGAACTCTGCAGGACTTGCTAATGCACAGTGATTGCATCACATTGCACTGCAGTCTGAATGAACATAATCATCACCTCATCAATGACTTCACTATTAAACAG aTGCGCCATGGCTGCTTTCTGGTGAATACAGCCCGTGGGGGGCTAGTAGATGAGAAGGCcttggcacaagccttgaaggaGGGGAGAATCAGAGGAACAGCACTTGATGTGCACGAGTCTGAACCCTTCAG CTTTGCTCAGGGGCCCCTAAAAGATGCTCCCAATGTGATCTGCACCCCTCACACAGCCTGGTACAGTGAACAGGCTTCCATTGAGTCCAGGGAAGATGCAGCTAAAGAGATCCGCAGAGCTATCACAG GTCACATACCTGATACTTTGAGGAACTGTGTTAATAAGGAGTATTTGCTGTTAGCTGCTCAGTGGCCAAGTATTGATCCTGCAGCTGTTCACCCAGAACTCAATGGAGCTGTGGCTTACAG GCACTACATTATCCAATGTGATGACGCTAACGACATCTGCAGGAAAAAGAGATGCGTGCCATCTGCCTATTGGCATAGGAGTCCAAGGCATCTCGCATTCTCCTGTAGAAGTCTCCCATGTATGTTGAAAACTAGAGGAGATGGGATTGTGCCTTGCAATATTCTACAAGAGGGCTGTAGGGAAACAAAAGCTTATGAGATGACACCAATGCCTTAA
- the LOC128842571 gene encoding C-terminal-binding protein 2 isoform X3, with protein sequence MDRHKVKRQRLDRICEGIRPPIVNGPMPARPLVALLDGRDCTVEMPILKDVATVAFCDAQSTQEIHEKVLNEAVGALMYHTITLSRQDLEKFKALRVIVRIGSGYDNVDIKSAAELGIAVCNIPSSSVEETADSTLCHILNLYRRVTWLHQAMREGNRASSMEQIREVAGGAVRIRGETLGIIGLGRVGQAVALRAKPFGFNVIFYDPYLPDGVERSLGLQRIGTLQDLLMHSDCITLHCSLNEHNHHLINDFTIKQMRHGCFLVNTARGGLVDEKALAQALKEGRIRGTALDVHESEPFSFAQGPLKDAPNVICTPHTAWYSEQASIESREDAAKEIRRAITGTTLSNVMTLTTSAGKRDACHLPIGIGVQGISHSPVEVSHVC encoded by the exons ATGGACAGACACAAAGTGAAGCGTCAGAGGCTGGACCGGATTTGTGAAG GTATACGGCCTCCTATTGTGAATGGCCCAATGCCTGCCCGACCACTGGTTGCACTCCTAGATGGGAGGGATTGCACTGTGGAAATGCCAATCCTGAAGGATGTTGCTACAGTGGCTTTCTGTGATGCTCAGTCAACTCAGGAAATCCATGAGAAG GTGCTGAATGAGGCTGTGGGAGCTTTGATGTACCACACTATCACCTTGTCCCGCCAGGACCTGGAGAAGTTCAAAGCCCTCCGGGTCATTGTGCGTATTGGCAGTGGCTATGACAATGTGGACATCAAGTCAGCTGCAGAATTAG GCATTGCAGTGTGCAACATCCCCTCCTCCTCTGTGGAGGAGACTGCTGACTCTACCCTATGTCACATCTTGAACCTGTATCGCCGGGTTACTTGGCTTCATCAGGCTATGCGGGAAGGAAACCGAGCCTCAAGCATGGAGCAAATTCGAGAGGTGGCTGGAGGTGCCGTGCGTATCCGTGGTGAGACCTTGGGCATCATTGGCCTTG GCCGAGTTGGGCAGGCAGTGGCCCTGAGAGCCAAGCCCTTTGGCTTCAACGTGATTTTCTATGATCCGTATCTACCAGATGGCGTGGAGCGATCCCTGGGGTTACAGCGAATAGGAACTCTGCAGGACTTGCTAATGCACAGTGATTGCATCACATTGCACTGCAGTCTGAATGAACATAATCATCACCTCATCAATGACTTCACTATTAAACAG aTGCGCCATGGCTGCTTTCTGGTGAATACAGCCCGTGGGGGGCTAGTAGATGAGAAGGCcttggcacaagccttgaaggaGGGGAGAATCAGAGGAACAGCACTTGATGTGCACGAGTCTGAACCCTTCAG CTTTGCTCAGGGGCCCCTAAAAGATGCTCCCAATGTGATCTGCACCCCTCACACAGCCTGGTACAGTGAACAGGCTTCCATTGAGTCCAGGGAAGATGCAGCTAAAGAGATCCGCAGAGCTATCACAG GCACTACATTATCCAATGTGATGACGCTAACGACATCTGCAGGAAAAAGAGATGCGTGCCATCTGCCTATTGGCATAGGAGTCCAAGGCATCTCGCATTCTCCTGTAGAAGTCTCCCATGTATGTTGA
- the LOC128842571 gene encoding C-terminal-binding protein 2 isoform X2 gives MDRHKVKRQRLDRICEGIRPPIVNGPMPARPLVALLDGRDCTVEMPILKDVATVAFCDAQSTQEIHEKVLNEAVGALMYHTITLSRQDLEKFKALRVIVRIGSGYDNVDIKSAAELGIAVCNIPSSSVEETADSTLCHILNLYRRVTWLHQAMREGNRASSMEQIREVAGGAVRIRGETLGIIGLGRVGQAVALRAKPFGFNVIFYDPYLPDGVERSLGLQRIGTLQDLLMHSDCITLHCSLNEHNHHLINDFTIKQMRHGCFLVNTARGGLVDEKALAQALKEGRIRGTALDVHESEPFSFAQGPLKDAPNVICTPHTAWYSEQASIESREDAAKEIRRAITGHIPDTLRNCVNKEYLLLAAQWPSIDPAAVHPELNGAVAYRFPPGVVGVAAPGLPEPAVVEGIVAHGMPSVSHSAPRTPSPGETSKQDPDREIPADQ, from the exons ATGGACAGACACAAAGTGAAGCGTCAGAGGCTGGACCGGATTTGTGAAG GTATACGGCCTCCTATTGTGAATGGCCCAATGCCTGCCCGACCACTGGTTGCACTCCTAGATGGGAGGGATTGCACTGTGGAAATGCCAATCCTGAAGGATGTTGCTACAGTGGCTTTCTGTGATGCTCAGTCAACTCAGGAAATCCATGAGAAG GTGCTGAATGAGGCTGTGGGAGCTTTGATGTACCACACTATCACCTTGTCCCGCCAGGACCTGGAGAAGTTCAAAGCCCTCCGGGTCATTGTGCGTATTGGCAGTGGCTATGACAATGTGGACATCAAGTCAGCTGCAGAATTAG GCATTGCAGTGTGCAACATCCCCTCCTCCTCTGTGGAGGAGACTGCTGACTCTACCCTATGTCACATCTTGAACCTGTATCGCCGGGTTACTTGGCTTCATCAGGCTATGCGGGAAGGAAACCGAGCCTCAAGCATGGAGCAAATTCGAGAGGTGGCTGGAGGTGCCGTGCGTATCCGTGGTGAGACCTTGGGCATCATTGGCCTTG GCCGAGTTGGGCAGGCAGTGGCCCTGAGAGCCAAGCCCTTTGGCTTCAACGTGATTTTCTATGATCCGTATCTACCAGATGGCGTGGAGCGATCCCTGGGGTTACAGCGAATAGGAACTCTGCAGGACTTGCTAATGCACAGTGATTGCATCACATTGCACTGCAGTCTGAATGAACATAATCATCACCTCATCAATGACTTCACTATTAAACAG aTGCGCCATGGCTGCTTTCTGGTGAATACAGCCCGTGGGGGGCTAGTAGATGAGAAGGCcttggcacaagccttgaaggaGGGGAGAATCAGAGGAACAGCACTTGATGTGCACGAGTCTGAACCCTTCAG CTTTGCTCAGGGGCCCCTAAAAGATGCTCCCAATGTGATCTGCACCCCTCACACAGCCTGGTACAGTGAACAGGCTTCCATTGAGTCCAGGGAAGATGCAGCTAAAGAGATCCGCAGAGCTATCACAG GTCACATACCTGATACTTTGAGGAACTGTGTTAATAAGGAGTATTTGCTGTTAGCTGCTCAGTGGCCAAGTATTGATCCTGCAGCTGTTCACCCAGAACTCAATGGAGCTGTGGCTTACAG GTTTCCTCCAGGAGTAGTGGGAGTAgcagcccctgggctgccggAGCCAGCGGTTGTGGAGGGGATTGTAGCTCACGGGATGCCCTCTGTGTCTCACTCTGCACCACGTACCCCTTCCCCAGGAGAGACGAGCAAACAGGACCCAGACAGAGAAATCCCCGCTGACCAATAG
- the FAM53C gene encoding protein FAM53C, with product MHILQRQPERASWRDLISCPSIHFQDSTGFSCHHSRLSLSPCSQDSCPKKNSLPSQTLATDPLTLGKTSMVPTKRHCCSPSVPENFFHWHPLCRPLGSKVWTPIKHQGSSGESALEEQPPIPDDGACSLRFDQAPGASLQCVQGGGGSSPPFFSLTLSRESLVSMLWESEKTLQPFSLSPVQFLPSPRSSASSTPELLRHQHGLPSSQSQPCDLDTKKNGLKRCHEEDAKWHRPSLNFYKMNQKQFSGGGLCFLDKSEEGSAPSWFLACNPQAPSAPCSPISSYGQVLSEEEEDEARNQSWHLASQRTFFHQDFSDLDLNLIEEN from the exons AGAGGGCTTCCTGGCGGGACCTGATCTCCTGTCCCAGCATACACTTTCAGGACAGCACAGGTTTCAGTTGCCACCACTCCCGCCTGAGTCTGTCTCCTTGCAGCCAAGACAGCTGCCCTAAGAAGAACAGCCTTCCATCCCAAACACTGGCCACGGACCCGCTCACCTTGGGGAAGACCTCTATGGTCCCCACCAAAAGGCACTGCTGCTCACCCTCAGTGCCTGAGAATTTCTTCCACTGGCATCCCCTCTGTAGGCCTCTTGGCTCCAAAGTGTGGACTCCTATCAAGCATCAGGGCAGCAGTGGAGAAAGTGCTTTGGAAGAGCAGCCCCCGATCCCAGACGATGGAGCCTGCAGTCTCAGGTTTGACCAAGCCCCAGGTGCATCTCTTCAGTGTGTCCAAGGTGGTGGTGGCAGTAGCCCCCCCTTTTTCAGTCTGACCCTATCCCGGGAATCCCTAGTCAGCATGTTGTGGGAGAGTGAGAAGACCTTGCAGCCCTTCTCCTTATCACCTGTCCAGTTCCTGCCCTCCCCACGGAGCTCTGCTTCCTCCACACCAGAACTGCTCAGGCACCAGCATGGCCTCCCATCCAGCCAGTCACAGCCCTGTGACCTGGACACAAAGAAGAATGGCCTCAAGCGGTGCCATGAGGAGGATGCAAAGTGGCACCGTCCCTCACTCAACTTCTACAAGATGAACCAG AAGCAGTTCTCAGGAGGAGGCCTCTGTTTCTTAGACAAGTCTGAGGAAGGCAGTGCTCCATCATGGTTCTTGGCTTGCAACCCACAAGCCCCTTCAGCCCCCTGCAGTCCTATCAGCAGCTATGGCCAAGTGCTgagtgaggaagaggaagatgaggCAAGGAACCAAAGCTGGCATCTGGCCAGCCAGAGGACTTTTTTCCATCAGGACTTTAGTGACCTGGATCTGAATCTGATTGAAGAGAACTAG